In Runella sp. SP2, the genomic window CATACCAGGGTTTGATTTGTTTCAACTCCAAACAAATCTTCCACCCGTTATTGTTGTGAGTCATTCCAAAGAGATGGCCCTAGCAGCCTTTGATGTAGGCGCGCTCGACTACTTGGTCTCACCGCTGATTCCGCTGCGCTTTCAAAAAGCTTGTTATCGGGCTTTACACGTAATGAGTCACGCCAGTAATTTGACGTTAGCGGACAAAATCATGGTAAAAATTGGGCGAAAAATACACGCTATTCTTTTTGAAGAAATCCTGTTTATTGAAGCCTATGGCATGTATTCAAAAATCTGCAAAACAAACGGCAAAGTACTGGTAATCAACGATGTAATTACCCGTCTTGAACACCAGCTACCTTCCAAAATTTTTACTCGGGTACACAAATCCTACATTGTTAATATTCAGAAGATAACAAGTTTTGATAAGAAAAATCTTTACATCGACGACAAAGCCATTGAGATAGGCGTTACTTACAAACTCCGCCTAAATAGTTGGCTCAAGTTATTGGACAAAGAATAAAAAAACGGCATCCAGCTTACTTTGTCGTAAGTTGGATGCCGCCATAA contains:
- a CDS encoding LytTR family DNA-binding domain-containing protein: MNSLTPVIAIADITLANQVKEFVVQLPFMQPPIVCQSGTQLLGILNTQDANILFWGADFTDIPGFDLFQLQTNLPPVIVVSHSKEMALAAFDVGALDYLVSPLIPLRFQKACYRALHVMSHASNLTLADKIMVKIGRKIHAILFEEILFIEAYGMYSKICKTNGKVLVINDVITRLEHQLPSKIFTRVHKSYIVNIQKITSFDKKNLYIDDKAIEIGVTYKLRLNSWLKLLDKE